TACCCCCAGGACAGGCTGTACATTTTAGTGACAACTCTATAACAAATTGCTTTACGGGGAGCAGGTGACGGGCCAGCCACCCCCATCGCCATCCTTGTCTAGAGCGCTCCAGCTGTAGACCCGGAGGGATCAGCACCATGCCACTGCGCCTCCTATTCTGGGCCAGGCTCATGGTCCAGGCTAATTTTGGACATGGGGAGGAATATAAGGGCCCACCGGCTCCTTCAGATGTCTAGCCCGGTCCGCAACGATGACATGGTTGAGCCCGGCTACCGGCGCGTGTCACTTCCTTTGGCCTGTTAATATGTTCAAGTTACAAAGCCGGGGACAGTGCGAAGTTACAGTGTGAACAGTCACTTGGCATGTTTTTGGTCTGCGATTGGTCTGCAAAGGGGTTGTAAATTCTCTCTGTGAATCACGAAGACTAATGTGTTCACCTTGACCTCTCGGGGATATCTCGTTCGTGTTTTGACCGACATACTTACCCGTACTCAAGGATGATATCATGGCACCTCCTACCAACTAAGCCATTGGGTTCAATTCAATCAAACTGTCCGTGCAGTAGTTATGCAATAGGTCTCTTTCATATGGTGAAATGAACTCACAGACTGTTCTTGGGTACTGTTTGAAAACCAACAACTAACCATGGCAGCCTGTCTTTTGGGTACAGTATGCCTTGATTTTTCTGAATTAGAAGTGTGCTGGCACAGCCTAATATAATACCCTATGTATAAAGATAACTAATCTTTTTTGAACCTTTGTTAATGATTTGGTGATATGCACTTCAGTATTATGGCTTTGCCTTATTGCACCAACTCCACAACTGGTTTGGGGTAGAATTGAACATTGAGACCTGTCCTTTCATGCACATCTCACCCAGCCACTATGCTTTTTAccacactgctcgctcaaccaggaagtattttcAGTTACATACGCGCTTGAAGGAAAGCACGTTCTCCGGACAACATTCACAATTGAATCAGTTTTTGTTCTTTGAGCCATGGCATTCTGTGTTGATATTTATACTCATACAAGCACTTTAATTTTTAAGAAGAAAGTGCTACATAAACAACCGCGTCTTTGaggacagtaaaacatttgtagTTGGAGCGACGGGCTGGCATCACACACTGAGCTCAGCCTGGGCTTCAGCTGCATTGGGCCCAGGCTGGCGAACATGACCTGTGAGGGCCGTTCCATAGCCTGTCACAGTGGCTCAAACGTGACCACTCACAGCTCATCATCCAGGGACTGTGTTTACTGAGAGAACTTTGCTGGAGGCCAGACATGTCTGTGTTGGCCTCGCAACGCGTCCCTGCTGTCCTGCACAGGAATGTTAATGAGGTGAGGGGAGCAGAAGATGAACCGTCTGTCTGTCGAGAAACAGACCCGGCTCGGACCGGTAACCGGGTCGGTCGGTCAGTGAGTGCTCATCCGCTCTACACTCCAGTACGGTCAGTCACTCTCTAATGAGCTGGCTTTGGTTTTAGATTTCGGTCCAACGCATATAACACATCGGGCCGCATTAGAGACATGTTAAGCCATGAGTGCTGTGTCACTTGTGGACTGATAATGAATAAGACAACAGTTGTTTCTAAAACATTTCGAAACACACAGACGGTTTCAGAATCGAGTCGAATACCTTGATCATGAAACAAACCGCGGACTATTTCAATTGTACATTTCAGAACAGCTAGTGGCTGCTTTTGTGCTTCACTTGATTGACTCAACTCCCAGTAGACAAACATCGCCCTCCCACCCCATAACAGTACCACAAGCATGCGTTTGCAGCAAGAACAGGCTGGTAATGAGGTGCAGAGTTACACACATGATTTCACATATGATTTGTGCAACAACCTCCACATTCCTAATCAGACACTGCTTGCTGTGCTGTGCTGAAGAGactcggggggtggggggttgggggggtacTTGAGGTTTTCTCTCCACTGCAAGCCCCAGCGGACCACATTTCCATGCTTTTAAAACTATTTGAGTGAGTAGCAATCTTACAAAATTCTTCTTAGAAACGAGGTTGGATCTTCAAATAAAGCCAGGGTTCTATCTAAAACTGGATTCAAGATTTAAGAAAGAgaattaataaaacacaatcTCCTATATTGTTCCGAATTCTTTGGACAGTCTCATTTGATCTACACAGTATGTTACACTTAATATTAATGTGTTCCTCTACATGGTTAAATGCCTTGCTCATGGACAGAACCACAGATGTCTAGCCTTCTCATCTCGGGACTCAATCTTGCAATCTTTTGGTACATGAACTCACTTTGAGTTAGTGACGGTTACTTATGCCACTGCATTAGTAGGTCCCAAATCCTATGTAATAACAATGCTGCTATTGTAATAATCACtgttataaacactgttataAACATGTACGTTAAACAGATAGGATATGTAACTGTATTACCTCATGAGTCACTAactgggaaaatgtatttgcttgcCCGTTTGGAACTTTtctcaaatatatttcaatattaCTTGAGGTATTCAACAATAGTTTCAAATATGATTTggttttatgaaaatgttttactccTGAACCTGCTGGTAGTTCCCACCTGTTGGGGGATGAAATTACAATCTGTAtcactgtatatttaaaatgtttattttaaatgaactaCAAAATGCAATTATTCTTGTAGGTGGTgcatacacccacccacacacacacacgcacacacacagactgatgagACACAGCAGTTCATGACCATACAGAATGGAAATAGAAAGAGCTCCTCAGTTCTTCACGTATGAGTCACTGTTGTTGGACCCCCCGGGGATAATCCTCTAGTTAGGGGAATATTTACCCCCTCCTTCTCCAGGGACATGTTACTGCTTCATGTTATTCTACAGGACCATAACAAGAACATGCATTTGTGACAAAATACAGGTGACATTCTAGGTTAAAATACAACACAGCGTACAAATGAAAGACATAGATGTCTTCATTTGATTAAAGCTCAAAGCACATTACAACATATTCAAGTGGGAAAATATTGCATTTGATCCTTTCGATTCATATTTTAATGAGTATTCGTATgaaagtggaaaatgtgtggTGTGGTAATTCTTACTTATCCATTACATCTAGGGTTGTTAATTCCAATCATTCTTCTCTGCTGGCTGTGATTAGAGAGagatcagtgtgttgtgtgtgtagggttgtgTATACACAGTGATTTTCCAGTGTTATCTGCTGGTTGGAGACTGCCAGCagacatggagagagggagaaacacagaTAAGAGAGCACCTTGTCTGCTTGGTAACAGTGACCCCTGGTGGATAAAGACACTAGGCTTTTAAACAATGACTAGAAAGCAAAAAAtcttaaaaacaaatcaaaatggttGAATAATAGAAGGGAAACGATTGATAATGTATCAAAGTGGGGTGAGAAAATCGTGTCAAGTCaggtaaaaatgaaataaaaacaattaaatacagCAATCAATCATAAGCATGGAGGTATATACTTGAAAAAGCTTCCAAAACAGTTATTTTGATGTTCCCATAGGAGAGCCATTTTGTTGTCCGGGGTGAAGCCTTGTGTAGAAGATATTCTACAtggaacaaaaaataataatattcttGGAtcccaaacatttttattgggaTGGTTTCCCCACAGGGACagcttagatttttttttacctttgatTTGTGAGCAGTCTGTAATGTGACTAATATATGATTTTGGGACAGCCAAGAAAAGTGTTGACACAGACTTCATTTTGTATGGCTTTTCAAATATTAAATGCAATGAACCACAGATGCAAGCAGAAAtctttaaataataatactttttttttgatGTATAAAACTTTAGGATATTTTCCACTCCTATCATTACCAGAATCGCTACAGGGTAAATAAAAGAAGAACCACTACATACAGTCAATTCTAATACTGTAActataatcacattttattgtcttACTAAACCAATCAGCAGTGTTGATTACTAGTCCTGATAGCTGATGATTAAGTAAGGCAATAATTAATAgtgatgtactgtactgtatgaaaACCTAATTAAATATGTGCTGTAAAGTATGTCATTGCTGTCTGCTAAAACCTGTAACTCCAATTTAGCCAATTTATTGTTTCACTTTATTGAAAGTATCATCTGAATTGTAATAATGATAAAATTATAATGCTAATTGTAGATCAGAGGTTTAGTTTAGACAGCGTTAATATTGACACACCAAAATGCAAGggtaaaatatatacacaaccgggtcacttagaaatgtccttgttttagaaagaaaacagatcatttgtccattaaaataacatcaaatgtaTCAGGAAAACAATGTAGAGATgttaatgactattgtagccGGAAACagagaagcaataaaactgtcctttacaGTAGACTAGTTAGTTATCTAGTGCCTCATAAAGATtgtgtttgattacaggctcaaaatgtctagAAACAAACTGGGAATTAACTTCTcttgaaactcatcagtctattcttgttctgagaaaaaaggcTATTCCAtacgagaaattgccaagaaactgaagatcttctacaatgctgtgtactactccctccCCAGAACAGCACGAACTGtctgttatggacagacaaatgtTGGTTTGATGTATTCAGATCCCAAAGAACATTCGccagatgcagaccaaatgaaatgaTGCTGggggagtgcttgacgccatctgtcaagcatggtggaggcaaagTGATGgactgggggtgctttggtggtgggaAATTTCTACAGGGTAAAAGagattttgcaatgccatgccataccatGTGGACGGCAATAGATTGGAGACAAATTCCTCTTACAACagacaatgactcaaagcacAGCTACAAACTAggcaagaactatttagagaagaagcagtcagctggtattcagctggtattctgtctataatggtgTGGCCAgcatagtcaccagatctcaatcctgttgagcagcttgaccatattgTATGTAAAAAgtacccatcaagccaatccaacttgttgGAGGTGCTTCAGGTAcgggggtgaaatctcttcagattacctcaacaaattgacaactagaatgtcaaaggtctgcaaggctgtaattgctgcaaatggaggattctttgactaaagtaaagtttgaaggacacaattattatttcgaTTAAAAATCATtgtttcctattcattttgctatatttcttaGTATTTCTTATTATTAAACTCCATGTATAactttcatgtatgttttcatggaaaacaaagacatttctaagagaCCACAAACTTCTGAACAGTAGTgcatattataaatatatataaaaatatatttatattttgtgcATATGAATGTAAATTCGTTATAATGTTTCAATAAATGATTGATATGACAGCAAATATTAATTATTGATTGCAGTTACACTACACATAATACATTATAGTAATACTGTATTTACACATAATATATTGTCAGATATTTAAACTTTCAGATGAGGAATATTAAAATCATGTGCCATATAAGAAAATTATAATCATTAGAATACCATGTTTATAAGACGGTCCCTCCAGGATTCTGCATTCACAGAAATGTATAACACAATTAATACTTTCCAACATATAATGCAGttacttacattttttaaacaaattaatgcACTGTCTGCATAAAGCAGTCAAATCATCATTATATTATTGCTTAAAACTGACTATTGCCATGGGACAAATCAAGGGCTCGGATATTCCTTTGTTTATCCAATTTCGACACTTTTATTCCAGATATCATGGTATCCAAACATAGAAATGACCTTATCTTACCATACCAACACTGACAGACTTCAGGAGAACTGAATATCTGGACATGCATCCTCAGAAACATGCCCTGCCAAGTCGTTCTGcatcttttcacactgcatgCTCAACCAGGTAGTTAGCTGAATCCGGTAAAATACTCTAATGCAAATAACCTAAGATTAGCTTGCAAGCGCATGACCCCCCAGAGGCAGtcagtattttatttgaattgagAAATAATTTCTTGGCTGATACAAAGCCAATATGCTCCTCCCATTGGAGCCTCGACTGGGAATGAACCCAGAGTGTATTCGGGTCTGAATCCCCTGGTAGTGCCTCAGAAGCTGTGTTATAAGTACTGCAGAGAAGATCCCATGACGTCACAAGCTCTTCTTAGAACATTTAAATCACCATTTTGCTAAATAAatccatattattattatagttcTCCATTACCAACTAAGCAAACCAAATATTtctaataacaaaaacatgtatAGTTCTGTATAAGGGAAATAAACCTATTGAATAAATAGAGTTCACTTGACAGTGTTTTGATGCGCGTTTCAGCATACACATCAGCGAGCGGTATAAACGAACGCTGCACAAGTAACACCCCTAGGCTAGCTGCTTGATGAAACCACCATGTCCCGCTCTTTAACGTTCTCCTGGCTGCTGCTCAAGCCACAGCTTCCTGACAGCTCAGGGAAGTGGCTGCTCCTGGCAGCAGGGACGGGTGACACCGGTGACTGGGCCAGTCCAGGCTTCTTCGGGGGGATCGGGGGCGGGTTGCCCCTGTCTGCtcgggggatggagggagagcgGACCCCCGGGGGAGGAGCGCCGCCGGGCCCCCTGGGGAtgacgggggagggaggggccaGGTTCCGGTAGTCGGTACCGAACGGGGAGCTGTTGGGCGGCGGAGGTCTGGCGCCCTGCTGGACTGTGAAGCGGGACAGGACCTGTGTGACGGTGCTGCGGGCCAGCTGCTTGGCCTGGCTGTGGATGGGGATGGGCTCAGGGGACGGGCTGGGCGACGGGGACAGGTCTCTGGGGGACTGGGGCAGGCTGCCACCGCCTCCTCCCCCTCCTACACCCTGCTGTTGCTGCTCTGGCTCAGCGTGGCCCTGGAACTTGTGGCGGGCGGCGTGAAAGCGCTGGTTAATGCCCGCCTGGTAGGAAGACTGGTAGCTGGGGCTGCAGGCCAGGGCCAGCTGCTTGGCCAGTTGAGGAGAGGAGcagggggaggaggtgagggaggaggaGCCTGTGCTGCAGGGGGACAGGCGCTGGGTCGGTAAGGCAGGGGAGAGCGAGACAGGGCAGACGTTCTCGCTCCAGTTGTCCTGGCACAGTCTTTCTGCAAGCGTGTCCTCACCAGGGTAGCCATGGTGCCCGTTGACCTTGTGCTCCTCGCCCGCCTCTGTCTGGCTGGTGCATTGTGGTGGCAGTGGCGCATCCGCGGGAGGTGCTcttgtttcccccatgtccacAGCTAGCGTCCCTCCCCGCAACTCTTTCCTCAGGGCCTCCACCTGCTCCTGCAGCTGACCATACCGGGCCTCCTCCCTCTTGAGCCGGGAGCGGAgctgttctctctctgtgtcaaaCTCAGCCAGCTGCTCCTCCACCCTGGCCTCCATCTGCAGGgccctcctcctctcatcctgcAGCTCGGCCCGCAGGGCCTGGACCTCCCCCTGCTCCTTCTCCAGCCGACGGCCAGCCTCGGCCAGACGGTGACCCTCCTCCAGGGCCCGCTGGCTGGCCCACTTGCACTCTTTGGCCAGGGTGGAGGAGAGCTGCTTGTGGTGcgccctctcctcctccaactGTTCCAGGAGCTTTTTCTGCTCCCTCTCCTGGCGATGCACCTTGTCCCGCTCAAACTCCAGCTACCGGCGGAAACAAAGTGCTGTCAATTACGCAGATGAGAATGACATCCCGCAGCAGTTATGACCCCTAAAACATTAATGTCGACTCTACCTGTTGCAAAAGGCGTTCCCGCTCCTTTTCCAAGATGTAAGTGACATCGTCACCCTCGGCCGTGTCCTCTGCAtgccttctcctctcctcctccagatcGACAATGACCTACCACGGCCACATGGGGGAGATAGAGACACAGAAAAGGTAAACGTGAGATCCCACATCTATCTctgaaataaccaacatcttcCTGGTGGAATGGACCACTCTTGATGAACTAGGCTCCGGTAGACAGCTTGCTTAGTTGACCTTCAAACTTGATGAACTAGGCTCCGGTAGACAGCTTGCTTAGTTGACCTTCAAACTTGATGAACTAGGCTCCGGTAGACAGCTTGCTTAGTTGACCTTCAAACTGATCAGAAGTGGACGGGTTGACCTCTAAGCCCCGGAGCCTACCTTTCTGTGCCTTCTTTCGGCTGCGGCTAGCTGGGCCAGCATCTTCTCCTGCATCCGCCTGCAGTGGGTGACCACCAGCTTGAGAACGGTCAGCGGACTGGCTTGGGCTGCGGCCTGGTGGACCCCAGGGTCCTGCACCCCCAAGGCCTCGCTGTCCCTCTGCAGAGCCAGAAAGGGGTCGCTCAGGTTGTATTTTCCGTAACGGACCTCCACGT
This sequence is a window from Esox lucius isolate fEsoLuc1 chromosome 17, fEsoLuc1.pri, whole genome shotgun sequence. Protein-coding genes within it:
- the LOC105023683 gene encoding CTTNBP2 N-terminal-like protein isoform X1, which encodes MLEITKALKTHMKESQKNMESLSKSELLMLFSVLEGELEARDVVIEALRAQCRDSYVEVRYGKYNLSDPFLALQRDSEALGVQDPGVHQAAAQASPLTVLKLVVTHCRRMQEKMLAQLAAAERRHRKVIVDLEEERRRHAEDTAEGDDVTYILEKERERLLQQLEFERDKVHRQEREQKKLLEQLEEERAHHKQLSSTLAKECKWASQRALEEGHRLAEAGRRLEKEQGEVQALRAELQDERRRALQMEARVEEQLAEFDTEREQLRSRLKREEARYGQLQEQVEALRKELRGGTLAVDMGETRAPPADAPLPPQCTSQTEAGEEHKVNGHHGYPGEDTLAERLCQDNWSENVCPVSLSPALPTQRLSPCSTGSSSLTSSPCSSPQLAKQLALACSPSYQSSYQAGINQRFHAARHKFQGHAEPEQQQQGVGGGGGGGSLPQSPRDLSPSPSPSPEPIPIHSQAKQLARSTVTQVLSRFTVQQGARPPPPNSSPFGTDYRNLAPPSPVIPRGPGGAPPPGVRSPSIPRADRGNPPPIPPKKPGLAQSPVSPVPAARSSHFPELSGSCGLSSSQENVKERDMVVSSSS
- the LOC105023683 gene encoding CTTNBP2 N-terminal-like protein isoform X2, producing MESLSKSELLMLFSVLEGELEARDVVIEALRAQCRDSYVEVRYGKYNLSDPFLALQRDSEALGVQDPGVHQAAAQASPLTVLKLVVTHCRRMQEKMLAQLAAAERRHRKVIVDLEEERRRHAEDTAEGDDVTYILEKERERLLQQLEFERDKVHRQEREQKKLLEQLEEERAHHKQLSSTLAKECKWASQRALEEGHRLAEAGRRLEKEQGEVQALRAELQDERRRALQMEARVEEQLAEFDTEREQLRSRLKREEARYGQLQEQVEALRKELRGGTLAVDMGETRAPPADAPLPPQCTSQTEAGEEHKVNGHHGYPGEDTLAERLCQDNWSENVCPVSLSPALPTQRLSPCSTGSSSLTSSPCSSPQLAKQLALACSPSYQSSYQAGINQRFHAARHKFQGHAEPEQQQQGVGGGGGGGSLPQSPRDLSPSPSPSPEPIPIHSQAKQLARSTVTQVLSRFTVQQGARPPPPNSSPFGTDYRNLAPPSPVIPRGPGGAPPPGVRSPSIPRADRGNPPPIPPKKPGLAQSPVSPVPAARSSHFPELSGSCGLSSSQENVKERDMVVSSSS